The DNA window GTGCCCACCGCGCCGGGCCCCGGTCATCGCATCGACCGGTAGCAGCAACTCCGCGGCGAATGCGTCGATCACCCCTTCGCGTTCCGCGCGAGACGTGCTGACTCCAAGGTCACTAGAATATTCGTCGCCTACAACCAGATGGCCCAGCTCATGTGCGACGGTGGCTCGCCGGCTAGCAGGATCGGCTTCCGTGCTCACCACCGCGACGGCCAGATCTCCCTCGACGAGGGACGCGCCATCGCCCGGCAGGTCGGTCACCAGCACCCACTGACCTGTGCGCTCGCAGAGATCCATCACGCTGCCGACCGGCTCACTGCCGAGACCGATCTGCTGTCGTAGCCACCGGGCCGCTTGCCTCGCGTCAGCCTCGGATGCCACCGTACCGGGGTATCGTAGTAGCGGAGCTGTCCGCAACGCGCCGACGGCTACGAGTTGCTGCACGTTACGCAGCCACTCGACCAGGGCGATCTCCATTCGCTCCGAGGATCGTGCGGCCGTCGTGTCGGTCTCTTCGGTCAACATCGCGGCCCGTCGGGACAGCACCGCCGGCCGCGGCTCGATCAGGTACTCCATCGACACCCTGAGCGCACGGGACAGACGTGCCAACTCCACCCCGTCGAGACGCCTGCTGCCCGCCTCAACCTTGGCCAGCATGGTTCGGTCGAGCCCCACGCGGTCGGCGAGATCCTGCTGCGACATGCCCACTGACAGACGCGCCTGTCGCACCTGCTCTCCGATGCGGCGCCAGTCCTGCTGCTCCCCGGCCATGGTGCGATAATCGCACAACTTGAGCACGGAATGGGTCAACGCAAAGTCTGAGATTGCGACCAGGGGCAGGGGCCACACGCGGACAGCCACCACGCCGCCAGTTCGGGTGATGAGCTCAGCGCCCACCGGGGCCCCCGCCTAGCGCTAGGCGGGGGCCCCGGTGAGGGCGTGACCTTCATTTTGAGCTCGCCGGCCTACCAATCGCCTACGGCGGTGTAGCCGTAGTACTCGCCCATGTCGATCCGGATCCAGATGTAGAACCTGGTGCCGTCGGCGACATTGGTGGCGATGTTGCGCCATTGGCCGGCCGGGACGCGGGTCCAGCCGTTGCAGGTTGCGCGTCCGTAGAAGTTGACGCAGGCGTCGAAGGGACCGAAGTCGTCGTTGTCTCCGGTGTTGCGGACCTGGATGTCGCGGCACTGGCTGGTGGTGCGGTAGTAGCTGGGGTACGACGGGTAGCTGAAGACCTCCGGTCCGTTGTACTGCTGGTAATAGTCGGCGGCGCCGAGTTTCGCGCTGTACGGGGCGGTGCGGCAGCCGGCGGCCTGCGCGGGAGCGTTGACGGCGACGAGGCCGGCGGTGACTGTCGTTAGGGTGAGCGTGGCCGCCGCAAGAAGCCGGGTTAGACGTCGCCGTGGCGGTGTGGTGGTGCGTGCGGACATGTGTCCTCCCTGGGTTGGTGACGGGTGGCGTCAGTGGCCGGGGGGACGTCGGCGTGCTGACGTGGTGAGGGTCGGTGGCCGGGCGGCGCCGCGGCTGTGAGGGTGACGCTGTACGGGTCTGGACGTAGGGCTGGGCTGGGCTGGCGGCGGTCGTAGTAGCGGCTCCAGGAAGGGTCCTGGGGAGTCATGGGGTAGGAGTTGAGCCAGCTCCAATCGCCCGTGACGGCACGGCCAGCGGCCTCTTCGTGCTCGACGAAATGGGCGAAGGAGCGGCTTTCCCGGTGGTGGTCGGTGACGGAGATTCCTGCGACGTCGAAGCTGTGAAGTACGGCCTCGTAGAGGGTCAGCAGTGCCTTGTCCGCGCGTAGCCGGTCGCGCTCGGGCAGGCCGAGGCCAGCGACGATGACCGGAAGTTGGTGGTAGCGCTGCCGGTCGGCGAGATTGCGGGTGGCGATCTCGCTGGCCATGAATGTGCCGCTGAACGGGGCAGGGAATCTCAGCCCGCCGAGGTGCAGCGTCATGTTGCTGATCACAGGTATGGCGGGCCAGCGCAGTCCGAGGTCGCCGATCCAGGGGTGGTCGGGGTGGATGATTGGTACTTCCCGGATCCGATCGTGTGCCGAGGGCAGCAGGTGGAGTCGGCCGTCGGCAGTGGCGGCAATCCAGGGCAGGAGGTCGAATCCACTGCGGCGGGTGGGACCAGGCCAGCCGAGGCGGGTGGCCAGTGCGGTCAGGGGGCCGTTGGCGGCGTCGCCGATGGTTCCGACGTCGTCGGTCCAAGCCGCATAACGGGCCAGTTGCGGGCTGACGATGCGCCAAGGCGGCGCGGTTGTGCTGGTGGCGGGTGCGAGAACGGTGAGCACCGGGCGGACATGGCCGCCGCCGGTTGCCTCGTCGAGGTGCCCGGCCAGCGCGCCGCGGAGGCCCTCGAGAGTGATGATGTGGCGGTGGTCGCGGACGGTGAGGCTGGACCACCGGGACCGGCCGATGCAACGGTCGGAGTTGCGCCAGGCCACCTGCGCTCCGAAGTTCAGCTCGTCACGTGTCGGCTGCCAGGTGCCGGTAGCCGCGATGTCGGCGCGCACGGCCCGCCATCGATCAACGAACCCGGTCTCGGCGGTCTCGTCATGTCGCTGTCGGAGAAAGGCATGCGCCTCAAGAAGTAGAAGGTCCACGCCGACATCAGCGGCAGCAATCCGTCCCGCATTGGTCATCGAAAACCTCCGCGAGGGCTGGAACCGGGGTCCTCGAATACGGCGCTGTCGCGGCCGTGTAGGAGGTAAGGGGTGCCCGGTGTGGCACCAGTGCCGCGCTGCCGCGTACCGAGCATCCGAACCGCAAGGCGGTAGTGGGTACGCCGCCACTGGTGCACCGCGCCCGTGAACTGGCGCATCCCGTCGGCGAGGACCGGCGCTTCGGCCAGGACGTTCCGGTCGACCTGCAGGGCAGTGAGGGCGTCGACGACGCTGACCTGCCCGTCGTGGATGCGGGCGCCCACGTCCGGCACAGATCGGTATGCCGGCGAGAGCAGACGCTCCGCCTCGGGGATTCGGCACAGCGATTCGACCAGTTTGTAGGCGCGGGACTGGATCGCGCTGGCGCCGTCGGTATGGATCCGGAAGCGGTGAAAGGCGTCGGGCTGCATGGTCGCCAGCAAGGACCATAAAGGCGCGGTCTCGCGTAGCAGGGTGGCGGCCAGGGTTAGCCGCACCCCCGCCGAGGTCAGTCGGTCGTGTTGCACGGCGCTGATGGCGGCGGTGAGGTCGACGGACAGTAGCCCGAAGGTCACCTCGAATGCTTGCAGGGTGCGGATGAACAGCAACTCGTCGTGAACCGTCGACACCGGCAGCAGGCTCGTGCGCAGCGTCAGCCCCTCGGCGGGGGTGCGGTCGATGCAGACCATCGTGACGAGCCGGCGCGCCAGCGCCACCGGGTCGTCGACGTCTCGGATCGGGACGCTGAGCCGGCGTAGGGCGGCAGCGGCAGCCCGCACAGCGTGGTGCAGCCGTTTACGCGCCAAGAGCGGCGAAGGAGGAAGATCACGCGTTGGCTGGGGTGGACCTTCGAGGGCACGCAGCTCGGCGGCGACAAGATCACTGATTAGTAGGACGTGGAGCCGGTCCCGGCGGGCCAGCAACCGGTCCGCCGGTTCCGTGGCCGTGTCTGGGTCCGGCACGGCCAGTAGGCGCAGGGCCAGGTAGGTGCGGTAGTCGAAGCGGTGGTCTGTTCTGTCAAGCGCAGTGTCCAGGAACGTGGCCAGGAAGTCTGTGGGCCCGGCGTACTCGGGCAGTCGTTCTCGGGTGCGACTGAGCAGCGAGGTCCACTCCTGCGGCACGAAGCGCTTGCCGTGGTGGTGATAGGCGTCGACCACTCGGTCGTAAGGGAAGTGGGCGGCGCGGGGCGTGCCCTGCGCAAGCCAGTGCCGAAGCGGCGCCGGATCCATCATCGCCCTCCGCTCTGGTTACGGTGGTGACGCCGGTAGCTGACGACCGACGCGCACGCTGCGTCGATGTCGTCGTCAGTGGTGTAGGCGTGCGTGGCCAGTCGCAGCACCCGACCACGTGGGGCGGCGAGAATTCCACGGTCACCGAGCCAGGCTGCGATCGCGTCGGCGTCGGGGTCGAACAGGGCCACGTGCGCGCCTTGCGCGTCAGGGTGCGCCGCCGTTCGTAGGACCTCGCCGTGGGCGGACAGTCGTCGGGTGGCTGCGGTGATCAGTTGCTGGGTGTGGCGGCGGACCTGCCAGAGGTCGAGGCCGTTGACCAGGGTCAGGCCGGCGACAGCGGCGTACATCGCCGCTGCGGCTGGGGTGCCGGTCTCGTAGCGGCGGGCGTGCGTGGGAAAGTCCACGACGGTGGCCCGGAAGTCGAAGGGCCGTACGCGGCCGAGCCAGCCGGTCAACGTCGGTGGCGGACCATCCGGATCGCGGACGTAGAGGAATGCCAGTCCGGGGAGTCCCAGGAGGTACTTGCCGGTGCCAGCGACGAGGTAGTCGCAGCGCAGCCCATCGACGGTCAGGGGCATCACGCCGGCCGCCTGGTAGGCGTCGACGAAGACCGTCGCACCCACGCTGTGGGCGGCGTCGGCGATGCGCGCGACATTGAGGTGAACCGCGTCCCGGTAGGTGACCGCGGGAACCGACACCATGCCGATGCGGGGGGTGATCTGCGGCAGGTAGTCGTCCGTCTGCGCGACACCGTCGCAGGAACCGACCCACCGCACCCGGGCCTGCAGCCGGTTCAGCCAGGTGTGCGCGATGCCGGGGAACTCGGCAGTCGAGGCGAGCAACTCTCGGCGGCGCCGCCACCGGCGGCTGCTTGCCACCTGATAGGCCGCGACGCTGGCGTTGGGCAGGATCGCGATCTGGTCGGGGTGGGCGCCGATGAGCTGCGCGAACAATCGCCGAGCCTGGTCGGCCTGCTCTTCGCATGCCCGCCAGAAACCCGGTCGGGCCAGATCATCGAACATCCGGCAGAGAGCTTGCTCGACCTCGATGGTGCGAGGCGCAATGCTGCATGCCGCCAGGTGCGACGCCCCGTCGGCGGTAATTAGCCGCTGGCGCAGCGCTGCGGAGCTGGTCAGGGTTGCCGGCTTCATTGCGGCTGCCGCTGCGGGCAGGAGTCGGCGGGCGCCTGCGTCAGCGTCGACCGTGCTTCCCATAGGGTCGGGAATCGCCGGTGGCTGATCAGGGCGGGCAGGCTGTCGATCGGGGTGTGGCGGGTGCCCAGCACGCCCTGGCCGATGACGCGGGTGGCGATGCTGTAGTGCTCGGTACGCCAGAGCGCGATCCGCTCGTCCAAGTCCACCAGCGCTTCGGCCAGCCGGTACAGCGGATCCCACGCCGCTGCCTGGTACACCTCGACCGTGGTGAGGCGACGCGCGGACAGCAGGCGGCTGAACGCGATGTCCAGTTCCGTCGTGGCCGTGCGCAGTAGCCGCCACCCGGGGGACTCAAATCCCGATCCGGTGCCCAATGCGGGTCTGATCGTCGCGAAGTGCGCGGGCGGCAGGGACCGCAGGATGCGCAGATGTTCGGTGATCAGCCGCAGCGCCTCCGACGCGCGGTCGATGAGCAGCTCCGCCGCGCTGACCTGGCCGGCGCCGAGGTGCGCCAGTGCACGGGACAGGTGAGATCGGGTGAGCTTGAGCCACAGCTCGCTGCTTTGGTGCACGATCTGGAACAGCAGCTCATCCGGGTGGACCCACTGCGCCGGCTCCTTCTGCAACGCCAGCAGCTCATCGGTACGCATGTAGCGGGCGTAATCAGTGGGAGCGGCACCCGGCAGCACCGCGTCCAGCGGTGATACGGACATAGTCGGGCCTCCAATGGTGTTAGTAGGAAAGGATGGCTTCGCTCATGCGCGCAACGCGTCTAGCGCGGATGCCGCGGCAGCAGTCAGCCCGGCGTTCAGGCCTTGCGGTGGATCGGCACCGGGCCGCAGCGGCACCGCGCTCACCGTGAGGTACAGGTTGGCGTCGTAGGTCACGACCGTGACGCCGGTCAACGCATCGGTGTAGGTGTAGGCGGCGGATCCCAAACCCGCTATGTCGACGACTGGGCCGGCGCTTTGCTGCACCTGCCGCAACCCCTCGTACATCACCTGGCCCGAGTCCGTGTCCCCGAGATCGGCGCGCACCGTCACGACCAGACCGTCAGGTGCCCGCCCGAGCGTGATCGAGCAGGCCACATTGGCACGGCCCGTTCCGGCGGGGACGTCCCGCCGGTCATCGTTCGGTGCCACGCGGGCGGCGAGGTCGCGGACGTCCAGGCGAGCGCACAGTGAGCTGACCGACCGGTAGGTTGATCCAGGCCGAGCCTTCGTGGGCTGACCACCGGCGGACGGCGCGACTCCGGGCGCGGATGACGACCTGCCGGGGGTTGAGGATGGCCCACTTCCGTCGGCCCCGGCGCATCCTGTGGCGAGGGCGCCGACCAGGCCGAGAGCCGCCAGCCTTAGCACAAGCGGCCGGCCATTCGGCGCGCTCTGCGGAAGTGACGGTGCTATCTGTTGGTGTGCGATCATGCTCTGAACAGGCATCGTGGCGGCTCCAGGACATGCGCCATCAGCCCATCGCAGATGCTGCGGCCGGGCCGATGAAGTCGGATTGTCTGGCGATGGCGGATGGTGCCGCCAACGACATCTAATCGACCATGGGAGGGCCCGCGCCGTCCAGGATTGCTGCTAGCCCTAGCAGCTTTCTCAGTCTGCGGGCACCCCGGCGACGGAAGGCTGAACTGCTGTAAGAGCTGCTCTGGCTGGCGGCCGGCTTCATGCCGACATGCGCTTCCTCAGCCCAGAGCACGAGGCGGTTCGGTCGCTCTCTTCGATATGTGGCGGGACTGTCCGTTCAGGTCCCGCATCCGGCTGAGTTCCCCCCGCTTTGATGGAGCGGTGGTTACCTGCTGCCGGCTGGCGCAGGGGTGGCGGTAGTTGGCTCGGCTGGCTGCGTCTGGCGGGTGTGCCAGGCGGTCTCGTATTCGTTCGGGCTGAGGTAGCCCAGCTCGCGTTGGATGCGGCGGGTGTTGTACCAGCCGTCGATGTAGGCGAAGATCGCGTTCTCGGCCTCGTCGCGGGTCCGCCATGAGGTGCGGTAGACGAGTTCGATCTTCAGCGTGGACCAGAAGTTCTCCATCAGGGCGTTGTCGTAGGAGTCGCCGACGGAGCCCATCGAGGGCAGGATCCCGTTGTCTTGTAAGCGTTCGGAGAAGCGGAACGACGTGTAGTTCGACCCGCGGTCCGAGTGGTGGATCAACTGGCCGTCGCGGACATCGCGGGACCAGATGCCGTATTCGAGGGCGGCGAGGATCAGGTCGGTGTCGCAGCGGTCAGACGTCTTCCACCCCACGATCCGGCGGGAGAAAACGTCGCGGACGGCGGCGAGCCAGAACACGCCCTCGCCGCACGGGATGCGGGTGGCGTCGGCGACCCAGAGCCGGTTCGGCCCATTGGCGGTGAACTGCCGGTTCACCAGATCCGGCGCCGGCGTGTGCCGCGGGTCCTGCTTCGTGGAGCCGCCGCGCCAGCCTCGACGCAGGAACGCCCCCTGCCAGCCGTGGGCGGCCATCAGCCGCTCTACCCGTTTGCGGCCCACGTAGATGCCGTCGCGGCGTAGCTGCCGGTGGACCCGGTCCGCGCCGTAGGTGCGCCCGGAGGTCTCCCAGATCTCGTGGATGTTGGAGATCAGCCCCAGGTCGACCACGTTCCGGTCACAGGGCAGCTCGGCCTGCTTGACCCACGCGTAGTAGGTCGAGGCGCCGATGTTGAGGACCCGTAGCAGGAGCGCGACCGCGAACTGGTCACGGTGTTCGTGGATGAACCTCATGACCGTCGCCGGGTCGGGTCGAGCTCCGCCGCGAAATACGCGCTCGCAGCCTTCAAGATCTCGTTCGCCCGTCGAAGCTCGGCGTTCTCCTTCACCAGCCGCCGATTCTCCTCCAGCATCTCGCTGGTCGGCCGGTCAGTGCGCTCGCCCGCATCGGCCTCGGCCTGACGGATCCAGTTCCTGAGCGCCTCGTGATGAACACCGAGCTGCTCGGCCAGGCGCCGGATCACGGGCTTCGGGTCCGACTCGCGATACAGGCGCACAGCGCGCTGACGTAGCTCATCGGGGTACTTCTTCGGTGCTGCCACGGACGACTTCCTCCCCCACGGCCATCAGACCATGGTCAAGAAGCTCCATGAAAACGGGGGTGGCTCAGGCGCAAGGCGTCGTTGACTACGACGGGCGCCAAGTTTGACCGCCATCAAGCGGACAAGTTCCGGGCAAGGGAGCGCCGACAGGGAGGCTCATCGAGCCGCCATGGACAGTGGCTTGCGTCGCGCGCACCTCTGGCTCTATGCAGCGGTCCTGCAAGAGCGACGCGCATCAGTAGCCGCAAGTTCCCGATACGCAGATCTATCGATCGCCCGACGACCGAGGGTCAGCCGCCGCACGGCAACGGGATACCTCGAGCTGGCCTCGCGTGCGAAGCGTGGTGGCAGCGGTGACTAGCGGCGGAACGCCACGGCACCGCGCATCGGCGAGGGCATCGATGCGGCTACGAAAGGGTCGGGTGCGCTGAGTTGGGGTCGCCAGCGGTCCAGCGGCACCAGGCCGGGATCGATCATCTCGAAGTCGCTGAACAGCGCCCTGAGCTGGTCGTCTGTGCGGAAGTGAATGTCGGTAGCGGCCTGTGTGCGGAAGACGTCGGTCGCCTGGTGCACGGTCGATTCGCCCCAGCGGTCGGGAACGTCGACGCCTACATGACTGATGACCATGGCGCTGCCCGGTACGAGCCTGTCCCGGATCGGCCCGATGACCGCTTCGATCTGGTCGTCGGGGATCAGCTGCAGCACGGAGCAGTAGAGCGCCACGACCGGCTCGTCGAAGTCGATGATCGACGCGACGTCGCTGTCGTCAAGCGCATCGAGGATGACGTCGGGGCGGGTGAGGTCGGCCTCGATCGCCCGGCAGGTCAGGTTGCCGTCGAGGATCTGGTTCGACGCCACCACCGCGACGGGGTCGATGTCGACGTAGAGAACGCGGATCGCGGGATCGACGGCTTGGGCGATCTCGTGGACGTTGCCCTGGGTGGGGATACCGGAGCCGAGGTCGAGGAACTGCCGCATACCTGCCTGGGCCAGGGTGTGCACGGCGCGGCGCAGGAAAAGTCGGTTGGACAGGGCGAGATTCGCCGCGGCGGGTACCTTGCTCAGGATGTCCAGCGCGGCGCGACGGTCGGCCTCAAAATTCTGGTTGCCGCCGAGAAGGTAGTCATAGATTCGAGCGACGGTGGCTCGGGGATGCTGGGCGTTCGGCGTGTCTGCCTGCTGGTTGGTCACCACTGCTCCCGCCGGCCGGTGAGATCGTCTGTGGTGCGGCAGCTTAGCTGAGTGATGTCCTCTGTGGTGCCCCGGACGGTGCGCAGGCGTTTACACAGCGACAGATGCAGCTACACTCTGACCTTCAATTCGGCGCTGACGACGGTGTCGGGAGGTCGGGATGCTGCTGGCTCGGGCGCGCCTTCGGCGGCGCTTGGCGAGAGCGAGAATCCCCTGTCCGCGCCCGCCGTACACCGTCGACGCCTGGTGTACGGCGATCGGTCTTTCCCGTGGCCGTGAGCTTGTGATTGGCGACGTCGCTCTGGAGCCTGGCCACCCGTCGGGCCTGCTCATCACGGACCGGCCGCAGCGCGACTTCATCCTGGTCGATCGCTCGCTGCCGACGGTGACCCGGACGCAGACGGTGCTGCACGAAGTCGCACACCTTGTCCTCGAACATCCCGGCGACATCCGGCACGACGACATTGATCGGACGATCGAGGCTGAGGCCGAACTCGCCGCGGATCTGCTCTATCAGCAACTTACCGAGGCCGCCGGGCAGGCCGTACCCGACGAGAACGACGGGAAGGACCGCCAGCGTTGGCTACCCCGTGAGACGACGAGCTGGTGGGCCGATCGCCGCTCGGACTGGCACCTGCTGCACCTGTGGATGACGCTGCGTCGCAGTATGCCGGACCTCGACATCATCACCACTAGTACCGCCATCCCGGTGCCTACCGAGATTCGCGGCAGTCGACAGCGTCACCGCACCGTCGTCGAGATACACGAAGCGCTACGAGCACTGCGACCCTGGTGTAGCCCGCAGGTGCACGCCAGCGCGACCGTGCGCTCACGACGCCACCGCCTCGATGTGGCTGCGACGGCCGCCGTAGCCGAGGCGGCAACGATCGCCGTGGCCCTGCGGCACCGGCAGACGGCGATGGCATCACATGCCCCAAGCTCGCCACTGCCACTGCCACTGCCACTGCCACTGCCACTGCCACTGCCAACGCCACGTCACGACCGACACGATGTACGAGCTGAGGCGCGGCACCTGGCCCGCGTGGAAAGAGCGATGCGTGACTCGCCCATCGTCGCTGCAGAGGTCGCGAGGTGGGCGCCGGTAGGCCCCGCCGCGACGGGTGGCTCACGATCGACGCCGCCGTTCGGCGATATTCCTGTTGTCCCACTACCGGCGGGCCTGGCTCCGGCTCGGTCAGCCCGCCCGGTATAGCCGACGCTGTCGAGGCGCCGGGCCGACCGGCTGCGGATTCCACTGTTGCGCGTGCGCGCGAATCTGACTTGGGAACATCTCACCCCCGAACAACTCGCCGCTTCCAAGGGCGCACCCCAGGGCGGCCAGTTCCTGGCGCTGGTCCTGGGTGCTGATGCCCGCAGCGACGGCTACGAGATCGAGGTCCGCCGCGAGGTCCACAGCCGCGCGGATGACTGACCGAGCCGGACGCCATCCCGAGTCGAGCGAGTAGGCAGGATGCAGGCGGAGGAAGCTCCAGTCGACGGCGTTAAGTGCCGCAAGATCTGTGTGTCTGCTGCCGTAGTTGTCCAGGAGCAGACGCACTCCCATCTTGGTCAATTGCTCGGCGGCGCCACGGTCGCCATCGCCCTCGGTGTTCCGGTTGGAGGAGTCACGGGTCGACGTCGCTGGTGGCCTGGTGAGCGCCAGCACCAGATGCGACTCCGGCAGTCCGTAGGTGTGCAGGAGATCTCGCACCGTTGTGGCGAGCTGCATGGTCACGGCCGCGGCGGGCACCGGTACGGCGAGCGCTGCCCCTGGTAGAGCGTCGCGCCATGAGGCTGCTGCGGCCATCGAACGCACCAGTACCTGAGTAGCCAACGCCTGCAAGCCTTCAATATCGTCAATGTGCTGGTACACGTAGTCATCCGCGGCGAGCAGGTCGTTGCGTGAATACAACCAACGGGGAACCGTATGCACCATTGTGATCCTCCCGCTGATGAGATCCACCACAGGCTCGTAGGAGATCGACATCCGGGCCTGGGTCAGCTCGCGGGCCAACGACCATTCACCGACTGTGCCTGACTTGTAGGACACGAGCCTGTCCTCACCCCGACGCAAGGCCCGCCACAGCACCCGCTCGGCGGCATCAAGTACCGCCGGCCCTGGCGCGCCCGACGCCATGCCTGCGCTGGCCCGCAGATCGATACGGCGACCGGCGACGTCAATGCTGTGACGCAGCGTTGCCACCGCCCTGCAGGCCCGCTGATACGCTAGATCATCGGCCAACCCACGTAGGACGAGGGCGAAGGTGGCGTCACCGACGCGAGCCGCGACAGCCGTGCGGTCCGCCGACAGGTGACGCAGCCGATCCGCTACCTGAGCGAGGACCGCTCGCGCCCGTTCCTGCCCCATGGTGTCGGCCAAGAAGTGCAGGTTCTCTACATGCACCGCCAGGATGTGGCACGACACGTCGGGGATGGCAGTGCACCACTGCGACAACCCGAGTCGATTCGGTAGCCCAGTGTCCTTGTCGTGAGTTGCTTCGCGCGCGAGCAAGCCGTAGGCATGGGCTAGGTCGACACTTGACGAGAGCGCCGCGACGAACGCACGCAACGTCGCGCGCTCGCGCACCGACGGCGCGTCTTGCGAACCGCTTAGCCGTAGGCGGACCTCGCCGCGTACGCCCGTCGTTTGGTCGCCGAAATCGTGGTTGAGTACCGCTGGCCAATCTGCGCCGGGCGGAACGGCGTCGGGATCTCCGTCATACTCGATCAGCGCCACATCGCCCCGCAGGACGGCGCGCACCACGCGCCGCTCCCGGGTGATCTCGATATCGGCCGACTGTGCGCCGAACAGCTCCACCGCACCGGCGGCAGCGGTGTGAAGCACTTCGTCGAGGTTCCTCGCGGACAGCGCATCGCTCAAAACGGTCAAGCGCTCCCAGACGCGTCGCTCCTCGCGGATCCGCAGTCGATGACTGACGGCGAAGTACAGGGCCATCATCGTCGAGGGCAAGGCGATGAGGACTCTTGGCTCAACCATGAGGGCGACGGCGATCGTCACAGCGGCAATCACCTCTCCGATGGCGACTGCGAGCCGTGTACGCCAGAGGAATCGCAGGGTCATCACGAGCGGCTGTCCGGTTGACCATGTCACCGCAGCGGCTGTCACCAGCTCTTCGAACAGCAGGGCCACCACTGCTGCGGCGAGGAACGCGACAACCACCCAAGCTGGCTGAAGCTCCCCACTGCTCGACTCGCCGGCCCCCGGCCGGAACCCGACCCTGGACATGACCATCGCCGCTACGGAGGCGGTGACGATGTCCACGCTGGTGTTGTGGATGAGCTTGTGTGCGCCCACCTTTCGCGCGGGCTGCCGCGCGGCACGACCGATCGAGACTCCGACGGCGGTGCAGATCACTACCCAATGCGCGGGTAGCACCGCGACGCACACGATGCACGCCGTCGGGATGAGGGTGATCCTGATCGGCATCCGGGAGGGCAGCGGCATGGGTAGAACCGCGCCCATCGCCATCAACGCCACGCCCGTCAGTGCGTACACCCAGGATGTGGCCGGCGCCGGCTTGTCCAGCTGGGCCACCGCCCAGGCCAGGCAGGCCAGCGCCGCTATAGCGATGGTTCCCGTGAGCAGACCCAGCGCCCACCGTCCACGCTGGATCGAGATCAATTACGCCTCCGTGGGCTCACACCGCCATGTCAACGAAGTCCCACGCTAACCGGCTGTGCCAATTCAGTTCCACTCGACGCCTTTGTGCATGACCTACACCCCCTTCAATGTAGCGACAATTCAAAAGGTATGGCTGCGCATCATCCGCAATCAACACCTAGGAGTCTTTTTGGTCATCCACCGTGGAACCAGGCGGGCTGGCGTCACAATCCGTGCGCTACCTGATGGCAAATCTTAACCCTCGGTGTTGATGTCTCTTGCCATCGGGCATCGCTTGCCCAAGGTGGCAACCGCAAGTGATTGTCGCAAACACGCGGCGTCAGATGCCGCTGGTTCGAGGTTGGCGGCCAGTCGGTGGCTGTATCGGGGCCGGTCGCGGTTTCGTCGGCTCGCCTTCACGATCGAGGGGAGCATGTCACGGCACGATCTTTGCGCGGCGAGCCGGCGAGCGCGTCGTCCGCCAGAACCGCCAAGGT is part of the Micromonospora sp. WMMD980 genome and encodes:
- a CDS encoding XRE family transcriptional regulator, with the protein product MGAELITRTGGVVAVRVWPLPLVAISDFALTHSVLKLCDYRTMAGEQQDWRRIGEQVRQARLSVGMSQQDLADRVGLDRTMLAKVEAGSRRLDGVELARLSRALRVSMEYLIEPRPAVLSRRAAMLTEETDTTAARSSERMEIALVEWLRNVQQLVAVGALRTAPLLRYPGTVASEADARQAARWLRQQIGLGSEPVGSVMDLCERTGQWVLVTDLPGDGASLVEGDLAVAVVSTEADPASRRATVAHELGHLVVGDEYSSDLGVSTSRAEREGVIDAFAAELLLPVDAMTGARRGGHASRERLISYAARYRTSWVLALRQAERAGLIDAATRQAWSFRRPTRAEFMEALAWAPQPDLASVRVSPGYAKAVIEAWRASRITRARAIELMYGELTDADLPEEDDLDTAP
- a CDS encoding nitric oxide synthase oxygenase — encoded protein: MTNAGRIAAADVGVDLLLLEAHAFLRQRHDETAETGFVDRWRAVRADIAATGTWQPTRDELNFGAQVAWRNSDRCIGRSRWSSLTVRDHRHIITLEGLRGALAGHLDEATGGGHVRPVLTVLAPATSTTAPPWRIVSPQLARYAAWTDDVGTIGDAANGPLTALATRLGWPGPTRRSGFDLLPWIAATADGRLHLLPSAHDRIREVPIIHPDHPWIGDLGLRWPAIPVISNMTLHLGGLRFPAPFSGTFMASEIATRNLADRQRYHQLPVIVAGLGLPERDRLRADKALLTLYEAVLHSFDVAGISVTDHHRESRSFAHFVEHEEAAGRAVTGDWSWLNSYPMTPQDPSWSRYYDRRQPSPALRPDPYSVTLTAAAPPGHRPSPRQHADVPPATDATRHQPREDTCPHAPPHRHGDV
- a CDS encoding tryptophan 2,3-dioxygenase family protein — protein: MMDPAPLRHWLAQGTPRAAHFPYDRVVDAYHHHGKRFVPQEWTSLLSRTRERLPEYAGPTDFLATFLDTALDRTDHRFDYRTYLALRLLAVPDPDTATEPADRLLARRDRLHVLLISDLVAAELRALEGPPQPTRDLPPSPLLARKRLHHAVRAAAAALRRLSVPIRDVDDPVALARRLVTMVCIDRTPAEGLTLRTSLLPVSTVHDELLFIRTLQAFEVTFGLLSVDLTAAISAVQHDRLTSAGVRLTLAATLLRETAPLWSLLATMQPDAFHRFRIHTDGASAIQSRAYKLVESLCRIPEAERLLSPAYRSVPDVGARIHDGQVSVVDALTALQVDRNVLAEAPVLADGMRQFTGAVHQWRRTHYRLAVRMLGTRQRGTGATPGTPYLLHGRDSAVFEDPGSSPRGGFR
- a CDS encoding aminotransferase class V-fold PLP-dependent enzyme, giving the protein MKPATLTSSAALRQRLITADGASHLAACSIAPRTIEVEQALCRMFDDLARPGFWRACEEQADQARRLFAQLIGAHPDQIAILPNASVAAYQVASSRRWRRRRELLASTAEFPGIAHTWLNRLQARVRWVGSCDGVAQTDDYLPQITPRIGMVSVPAVTYRDAVHLNVARIADAAHSVGATVFVDAYQAAGVMPLTVDGLRCDYLVAGTGKYLLGLPGLAFLYVRDPDGPPPTLTGWLGRVRPFDFRATVVDFPTHARRYETGTPAAAAMYAAVAGLTLVNGLDLWQVRRHTQQLITAATRRLSAHGEVLRTAAHPDAQGAHVALFDPDADAIAAWLGDRGILAAPRGRVLRLATHAYTTDDDIDAACASVVSYRRHHRNQSGGR
- a CDS encoding tryptophan 2,3-dioxygenase family protein is translated as MSVSPLDAVLPGAAPTDYARYMRTDELLALQKEPAQWVHPDELLFQIVHQSSELWLKLTRSHLSRALAHLGAGQVSAAELLIDRASEALRLITEHLRILRSLPPAHFATIRPALGTGSGFESPGWRLLRTATTELDIAFSRLLSARRLTTVEVYQAAAWDPLYRLAEALVDLDERIALWRTEHYSIATRVIGQGVLGTRHTPIDSLPALISHRRFPTLWEARSTLTQAPADSCPQRQPQ
- a CDS encoding IS3 family transposase — translated: MRFIHEHRDQFAVALLLRVLNIGASTYYAWVKQAELPCDRNVVDLGLISNIHEIWETSGRTYGADRVHRQLRRDGIYVGRKRVERLMAAHGWQGAFLRRGWRGGSTKQDPRHTPAPDLVNRQFTANGPNRLWVADATRIPCGEGVFWLAAVRDVFSRRIVGWKTSDRCDTDLILAALEYGIWSRDVRDGQLIHHSDRGSNYTSFRFSERLQDNGILPSMGSVGDSYDNALMENFWSTLKIELVYRTSWRTRDEAENAIFAYIDGWYNTRRIQRELGYLSPNEYETAWHTRQTQPAEPTTATPAPAGSR
- a CDS encoding transposase produces the protein MAAPKKYPDELRQRAVRLYRESDPKPVIRRLAEQLGVHHEALRNWIRQAEADAGERTDRPTSEMLEENRRLVKENAELRRANEILKAASAYFAAELDPTRRRS